The Nostoc sp. 'Peltigera membranacea cyanobiont' N6 genome contains the following window.
ACTTAACCCAGATTACTGAAAAACAACAACTAGATTTTGACATTGAGGGTAAACGGCAATTTTTACAGATTGTGCCGATGAAGAATCAGCAGGGCTTGGACTGGCTAATCGTTGTGGTTGTTCCAGAAACGGATTTCATGGATCAAATCAATGCGAATACTCGTTCAACAATTGTGCTTTGTCTGGTTGCCTTTGCACTCGCAACTGGATTAGGCATTCTTACCGCTCACTGGATTACACAGCCAATTCTGCAACTAGGAAGTACAGCCAAAGCGATCGCCTCTGGAAACTTAGACCAAAAGGTTTCTGTGAACAGTACAACCGAGCTAAACTCTTTGGCTGAGTCTTTTAACCTTATGGCACATCAGTTACGTGAATCCTTTTTAGCCTTAGCACAAACCAACGAGGAATTAGAAAGCCGAGTCACGCAACGCACCACAGAACTTGGAGAGAAAAATACCCAACTTCAAAGGGAAATTCGCGTTAGCGAAGCTGCCCAAAAGGGTCGCCAAAAAGTAGAAGCAGCACTAAAAACATCCGAAGCAGAACTCCGGTTAATGTTCGCTGCCATGACTGATATGGTAGTGGTTTTTGATGCAGAGGGTCGTTATCAAAAATATGTGCAAACGAAGTATGTGCTAACACAATCCTTCGCTTATAAACCTGATATAGATCGCATTGGCAAAAAAGTTGATGAAGTTTTACCAAAAGACATCGCCAATTTAATACTCGATGCCATTCAGCAAGCGTTGCATCTAAAAGAAGAACCCAGAAACCCTGATGGCAGCCGCAAAAATGTTTTTGTTGAATACCACTTATCCAACAAGAACCGAGAAACTTGGTTTTTAGCTAGTGTTTCGCCATTGTCTGACAATACAGTACTTTGGGTTGCTCGCGATATCACCAAACAGAAAAAAACCGAAGCTGCGCTCAAAAAAGCCAAAGAAACCGCAGATGCTGCCAACCTCGCCAAAAGTCAGTTTCTCTCCAACATGAGCCACGAACTGCGGACTCCTCTTAACATCATTCTTGGCTTTACTCAACTGCTGCTGCGAAATCGATCGCTCAACTCACAGCAACAAGAATATCTTGACACAATCAACCGCAGTGGCGAAGACTTACTGACCTTAATCAATGATGTCTTGGAAATGTCCAAAATTGAAGCAGGTCGAGTTATCCTCAACGAAACAAATTTTGACCTCTACGGGCTTCTGGATCGACTCCAGCAGATGTTTGCGTTGAAAGCCAGATCGAGAGGGTTAGAATTGATTTTGGAGCGATCGCCAGCGATTCCCCAATACATCTCTGCTGACGAAAGTAAATTACGCCAAGTTTTGGTTAATCTATTAGGAAACGCAATTAAGTTTACCAAGATTGGTCAAGTAACTTTGCGGGTAGAAACTCTGAACCAAAACATCACACCAGATGAACCCATCACCCTAAACTTCAGCGTCGAAGATACAGGTTGCGGCATTGCTGACTTCGACTTTAATCGTCTATTTGAGCCATTTGTGCAAACAGAGGCGGGACAAAAAGCTCAGGAAGGGACTGGACTGGGATTACCCATCAGCCAGCGATTTGTGCGGCTCATGGGCGGAGATATAAGAGTGAATAGCACACTAGGAAAAGGTTCAATTTTTACCTTTGATATCCGAACTCGGGCAGTAATTATGGATACCTTGCCAACGCCTGCACAGAATCGGCAAGTTATCGGTTTAGAAAAGGGACAACCCAGCTATCGCATTCTGATTGTTGAGGATAAACTAGAAAATCGGCAGCTTTTGGTTGAGTTGTTAACCCCCATTGGCTTTGAAGTGCGGGAGGCAGTAAATGGTCAAGCTGCGATCGAGCTTTGGCAAAGTTGGTCGCCTAACCTCATTTGGATGGATCTGCGGATGCCAATCATGAATGGATTTGAGGCAACTAAATATATTAAAGCAGCGATCGCACAAGCCCCGGTGATTATCGCCTTGACCGGAAGTGCGTTTGAAGAAGACCGCATAACAGCAATGTCTGTAGGCTTTGATGACTTTGTGCGAAAGCCATTTCGGACTACTGTAATTTTTGAAAAGATGGCTGAATATTTGGGTGTTCGTTATGTTTATGCTGATGAACTAGAAAATCAGGAAAAAGCATCTTGGCCTTCTAAGACTTCATCCTTCACACCTGATTTATTAACAGTTGCAGATTTAAGCGTCATGCCCAGCGACTGGATCGAGCAACTGCATCAGGCAGCGCTTAGAATAAATGCGAAGGAAGTTCTGATGCTGATTAAGCAAATTCCTGAGCAGCACGATCGCCTTATCAAGGCACTAACCAATCTCGTAGACTGCTTCTGCTTTGAAGAAATTATTGCATTAAGGACTCCCAAAAAAAGTAAATGACCCAAAAAGGTAGATGTGCAATGACCGATGACCAAATTGGGAATTGAGGATATCCTGATGCTGGAAAAACTTCGAGTATTTTTTAATGACAGCAAGCGGAACACGGAGACAAGAAAGTGCAAATCACTAAGCGCAACGTTGAGTTAAGAGTAGATGGCAGCTTAATGCGTGTTTACGTTGCGGCTCCCAAAGCAGCAGGAAAATACCCTGGTATTGTCTTCTACAGTGATATTTATCAGTTAGGTGATGCCATAACTCGTCTAGCTAACTACTTAGCAGGATACGGCTATGTAGTAGCAGCCCCAGAAATTTTTCACCGAATTGAGCCAGTTGGTTCAGTAATTGAGCCAGACGATCTTGGAAGGATGCGGGGAAATGACGATGCGCGTCGAACCTCTGTAGCTGAATATGATGCCGATTGCCTTGCTGTGATTGAATTTCTGAAAACAGAGAGTGCGGTTTCTCCAAATCAAATAGGCACTCTCGGCTTTTGTATTGGTGGACATTTAGCATTCCGCGCCGCATTTCAAAGCGAAATTCGGGCTTGTGTCTGCTGTTACCCGACTGGGATTCCTAGTGGCAAACTGGGTAAAGAGGTAGCCGATACAATCCAGAGGGTAAATGAAATTCAAGGCGAGATGCTAATGGTATTTGGTA
Protein-coding sequences here:
- a CDS encoding ATP-binding protein, with the translated sequence MHPLTLQVSKLTKNVQLRHILVVPFILQISLAVGLTGWLSIHNGQRAVNEVAIQLRNEITARIQQYLQIYVETPHKINELNANAVQLGEVNIQNLSTLEQHLWYQLKTFDTVTAVYLASEYGEHVAVQRADDGQFQVKLSGKFTGNEIRIYAADRPGHYTQLLRSKPNYDPRTRPWYESAVKSKKANWGGIYRLFATPKYVLNASLPIYDRGDNLLGVTAVDFSLTGISQYLRSLKIGRTGETFIVERRTGLLVGSSAAQQPYVIANPTVPMIDQNPVRVQAIASNDILTRRTAKYLQQHFGDLTQITEKQQLDFDIEGKRQFLQIVPMKNQQGLDWLIVVVVPETDFMDQINANTRSTIVLCLVAFALATGLGILTAHWITQPILQLGSTAKAIASGNLDQKVSVNSTTELNSLAESFNLMAHQLRESFLALAQTNEELESRVTQRTTELGEKNTQLQREIRVSEAAQKGRQKVEAALKTSEAELRLMFAAMTDMVVVFDAEGRYQKYVQTKYVLTQSFAYKPDIDRIGKKVDEVLPKDIANLILDAIQQALHLKEEPRNPDGSRKNVFVEYHLSNKNRETWFLASVSPLSDNTVLWVARDITKQKKTEAALKKAKETADAANLAKSQFLSNMSHELRTPLNIILGFTQLLLRNRSLNSQQQEYLDTINRSGEDLLTLINDVLEMSKIEAGRVILNETNFDLYGLLDRLQQMFALKARSRGLELILERSPAIPQYISADESKLRQVLVNLLGNAIKFTKIGQVTLRVETLNQNITPDEPITLNFSVEDTGCGIADFDFNRLFEPFVQTEAGQKAQEGTGLGLPISQRFVRLMGGDIRVNSTLGKGSIFTFDIRTRAVIMDTLPTPAQNRQVIGLEKGQPSYRILIVEDKLENRQLLVELLTPIGFEVREAVNGQAAIELWQSWSPNLIWMDLRMPIMNGFEATKYIKAAIAQAPVIIALTGSAFEEDRITAMSVGFDDFVRKPFRTTVIFEKMAEYLGVRYVYADELENQEKASWPSKTSSFTPDLLTVADLSVMPSDWIEQLHQAALRINAKEVLMLIKQIPEQHDRLIKALTNLVDCFCFEEIIALRTPKKSK
- a CDS encoding dienelactone hydrolase family protein, producing MQITKRNVELRVDGSLMRVYVAAPKAAGKYPGIVFYSDIYQLGDAITRLANYLAGYGYVVAAPEIFHRIEPVGSVIEPDDLGRMRGNDDARRTSVAEYDADCLAVIEFLKTESAVSPNQIGTLGFCIGGHLAFRAAFQSEIRACVCCYPTGIPSGKLGKEVADTIQRVNEIQGEMLMVFGTLDPHIPESDRKTIIKVMENANIPHQVFLYEAEHTFMRDDGYRYDSSATTAAWSEIITFLGRIFAD